Proteins from one Rosa chinensis cultivar Old Blush chromosome 7, RchiOBHm-V2, whole genome shotgun sequence genomic window:
- the LOC112179200 gene encoding monodehydroascorbate reductase, chloroplastic/mitochondrial isoform X1 has translation MSSSATVLGSRRMASTIANSLSFKLGVPLRLHPHPTHTSASLGFTTFRRSYVVSSSAFANQNREYVIVGGGNAAGYAARTFVENGMADGRLAIVSKEAYAPYERPALTKAYLFPLDKKPARLPGFHTCVGSGGERQTPDWYKEKGIEMFYEDPVTNIDIEKQTLTTDSGKLLKYGSLIIATGCTASRLPEKIGGNLPGVHYIRDVADADALISSLEKAQKVVIVGGGYIGMEVAAAATGWKLDTTIIFPENHLMSRLFTPSLARRYEEFYKENGVKFLKGNSLKNIEAGSNGRVTHVKLEDGSSIEADAVIVGIGAKPAVGPFERVGLDSSVGGIQVDGLFRTSVPGIFAVGDVAAFPLKIYNRIARVEHVDHARRSAQHCIKALLTAQTHTYDYLPSFYSRVFEYEGSPRKIWWQFYGDNVGETVEVGNFDPKIATFWIDSGKLKGVLVESGSPEEFQLLPNIARSQPIVDKAKLQNASSVEEALAIVGSSL, from the exons ATGTCTTCTTCAG CTACAGTACTTGGCAGTAGACGAATGGCCTCCACCATCGCCAACTCTCTCTCCTTCAAGCTCGGCGTTCCTCTCCGCCTTCATCCTCACCCCACTCACACCTCCGCTTCACTCGGATTCACAACCTTCCGCCGAAGCTACGTCGTTTCGTCCTCTGCTTTCGCCAATCAAAACCGCGA GTATGTGATTGTTGGTGGTGGCAATGCTGCTGGCTACGCGGCTAGGACTTTCGTCGAAAATGGAATGGCCGATGGGCGCCTTGCTATTGTATCTAAAGAG GCTTATGCGCCTTATGAGCGTCCAGCTCTGACTAAAGCGTATTTGTTCCCATTAGATAAGAAGCCGGCTCGCTTACCT GGGTTTCATACTTGTGTTGGATCTGGTGGGGAGAGGCAAACGCCTGACTGGTATAAAGAAAAAGGGATAGAG ATGTTCTATGAAGATCCGGTTACAAATATTGATATCGAAAAGCAAACCCTGACTACAGATTCAGGGAAACTGCTTAAGTATGGATCACTTATCATTGCTACAGGATGCACAGCCTCAAG ATTGCCAGAGAAAATAGGAGGAAACCTACCTGGTGTTCATTATATCCGGGATGTTGCTGATGCTGATGCACTTATATCATCGTTG GAGAAAGCACAGAAGGTGGTCATTGTCGGTGGTGGTTATATTGGTATGGAGGTTGCTGCAGCAGCTACTGGTTGGAAACTTGATACAACA ATCATATTTCCAGAGAACCATCTTATGTCAAGACTGTTTACTCCTTCACTTGCCCGGAGATATGAAGAATTCTACAAAGAGAATGGTGTTAAATTCTTAAAG GGTAACTCCCTAAAGAATATAGAAGCTGGTTCCAATGGACGTGTAACTCATGTTAAGCTTGAAGATGGATCTAGTATAGAAGCAGACGCA GTAATTGTTGGTATAGGAGCAAAACCTGCTGTCGGTCCTTTTGAAAGAGTGGGTTTAGATTCCAGTGTTGGTGGTATACAG GTTGATGGTCTGTTCCGGACAAGTGTACCTGGAATCTTTGCAGTTGGAGATGTTGCAGCATTCCCATTGAAG ATCTACAATCGTATAGCACGGGTGGAACATGTAGATCATGCTCGTCGATCTGCCCAGCATTGCATTAAAGCTCTACTGACTGCCCAAACTCACAC ATATGATTATCTTCCATCTTTCTACTCGAGGGTATTTGAGTATGAAGGAAGCCCGAGGAAAATATGGTGGCAATTTTATGGGGACAATG TTGGAGAGACGGTTGAAGTTGGGAATTTTGATCCTAAGATTGCAACTTTCTGGATAGATTCTG GTAAACTGAAAGGTGTTCTCGTTGAAAGCGGAAGTCCTGAG GAATTCCAACTCCTTCCAAACATTGCAAGGAGCCAGCCTATTGTTGATAAAGCCAAGCTTCAGAATGCATCTTCAGTTGAGGAGGCACTAGCCATTGTTGGGTCATCATTATAG
- the LOC112179200 gene encoding monodehydroascorbate reductase, chloroplastic/mitochondrial isoform X2, which translates to MSSSVLGSRRMASTIANSLSFKLGVPLRLHPHPTHTSASLGFTTFRRSYVVSSSAFANQNREYVIVGGGNAAGYAARTFVENGMADGRLAIVSKEAYAPYERPALTKAYLFPLDKKPARLPGFHTCVGSGGERQTPDWYKEKGIEMFYEDPVTNIDIEKQTLTTDSGKLLKYGSLIIATGCTASRLPEKIGGNLPGVHYIRDVADADALISSLEKAQKVVIVGGGYIGMEVAAAATGWKLDTTIIFPENHLMSRLFTPSLARRYEEFYKENGVKFLKGNSLKNIEAGSNGRVTHVKLEDGSSIEADAVIVGIGAKPAVGPFERVGLDSSVGGIQVDGLFRTSVPGIFAVGDVAAFPLKIYNRIARVEHVDHARRSAQHCIKALLTAQTHTYDYLPSFYSRVFEYEGSPRKIWWQFYGDNVGETVEVGNFDPKIATFWIDSGKLKGVLVESGSPEEFQLLPNIARSQPIVDKAKLQNASSVEEALAIVGSSL; encoded by the exons ATGTCTTCTTCAG TACTTGGCAGTAGACGAATGGCCTCCACCATCGCCAACTCTCTCTCCTTCAAGCTCGGCGTTCCTCTCCGCCTTCATCCTCACCCCACTCACACCTCCGCTTCACTCGGATTCACAACCTTCCGCCGAAGCTACGTCGTTTCGTCCTCTGCTTTCGCCAATCAAAACCGCGA GTATGTGATTGTTGGTGGTGGCAATGCTGCTGGCTACGCGGCTAGGACTTTCGTCGAAAATGGAATGGCCGATGGGCGCCTTGCTATTGTATCTAAAGAG GCTTATGCGCCTTATGAGCGTCCAGCTCTGACTAAAGCGTATTTGTTCCCATTAGATAAGAAGCCGGCTCGCTTACCT GGGTTTCATACTTGTGTTGGATCTGGTGGGGAGAGGCAAACGCCTGACTGGTATAAAGAAAAAGGGATAGAG ATGTTCTATGAAGATCCGGTTACAAATATTGATATCGAAAAGCAAACCCTGACTACAGATTCAGGGAAACTGCTTAAGTATGGATCACTTATCATTGCTACAGGATGCACAGCCTCAAG ATTGCCAGAGAAAATAGGAGGAAACCTACCTGGTGTTCATTATATCCGGGATGTTGCTGATGCTGATGCACTTATATCATCGTTG GAGAAAGCACAGAAGGTGGTCATTGTCGGTGGTGGTTATATTGGTATGGAGGTTGCTGCAGCAGCTACTGGTTGGAAACTTGATACAACA ATCATATTTCCAGAGAACCATCTTATGTCAAGACTGTTTACTCCTTCACTTGCCCGGAGATATGAAGAATTCTACAAAGAGAATGGTGTTAAATTCTTAAAG GGTAACTCCCTAAAGAATATAGAAGCTGGTTCCAATGGACGTGTAACTCATGTTAAGCTTGAAGATGGATCTAGTATAGAAGCAGACGCA GTAATTGTTGGTATAGGAGCAAAACCTGCTGTCGGTCCTTTTGAAAGAGTGGGTTTAGATTCCAGTGTTGGTGGTATACAG GTTGATGGTCTGTTCCGGACAAGTGTACCTGGAATCTTTGCAGTTGGAGATGTTGCAGCATTCCCATTGAAG ATCTACAATCGTATAGCACGGGTGGAACATGTAGATCATGCTCGTCGATCTGCCCAGCATTGCATTAAAGCTCTACTGACTGCCCAAACTCACAC ATATGATTATCTTCCATCTTTCTACTCGAGGGTATTTGAGTATGAAGGAAGCCCGAGGAAAATATGGTGGCAATTTTATGGGGACAATG TTGGAGAGACGGTTGAAGTTGGGAATTTTGATCCTAAGATTGCAACTTTCTGGATAGATTCTG GTAAACTGAAAGGTGTTCTCGTTGAAAGCGGAAGTCCTGAG GAATTCCAACTCCTTCCAAACATTGCAAGGAGCCAGCCTATTGTTGATAAAGCCAAGCTTCAGAATGCATCTTCAGTTGAGGAGGCACTAGCCATTGTTGGGTCATCATTATAG